CTGGCGCCGCCGAATGGCTGAGCCCGGCCAACGACCCCGACCATTGGGATGTCGTCGAAGGCCAGGGCTCGCTGTTCCACCCCTCCTTCGCCGGCGTGACTTTGGGCCTTCTCCACGGCGCCCAGCCCGACGCCTTCGTCGTCTGCCACGAGCCGACCCGCACCAGGATGCGCGGCGTCGACCATCCCCTGCCCTCGATCGCCGATGTCATCGAGCGCACCCTTCTCGACGGTCGCCTGACCAATCCCAGAATCGCCTGCGCCGGCATCGCCATCAATACCGAGAATCTGTCCGAGGCGGACGCGCTGACCCTCCTCGAGCGCACGGCCAAGGAGCATGGGCTTCCCTGCGTCGACCCGATCCGCACCGGCACCGGCCCGATCGTCGATCTCCTCCAGAAGCGCTACCACGCCTGATGGCCCGCCAGGTCAAGATCGCTCATGAGAGCTGGCCGATCGCCGGCTCCTTCACCATCTCGCGCGGTTCGAAGACCGCCGCTGATGTCGTCACCGTCGCCATCAGCGAAGACGGCATCACCGGGCACGGCGAATGCGTTCCCTATCCGCGCTACGAGGAGACCGTCCCGCAGGTGCTGGCCGCCCTCGAAGCGGCGCGCGCCGCCATCGAAGGCGGTCTCGAGCGCCGGGATATCGCCCGTCACGTCGCGCCTAAGGCGGCGCGCAATGCGCTCGACTGCGCCTTGTGGGATCTGGAAGCCAAACGCGCCGGCACGCCCGTCTGGCGGCTCGCCGGGATTTCCGAGCCTCTGCCCGTCATCACCGCCTATACGCTGAGCCTCGACACGCCGGAGGCGATGGCGAGAGCGGCGGCCAATGCCGCCGACCGCCCTCTTCTCAAGCTCAAGCTTGGCCGCGAGGGCGATGAGGAGCGTATCGACGCCATCCGCCAGGCCGCGCCCAAGGCGCGCCTGATCGTTGACGCCAATGAAGGCTGGAACGAAGCGGTGCTGCCGCGTTTGCTGGAGGCCTGCGCCAGGGCCGGCATCGAGCTCGTCGAGCAGCCCTTGCCCGCCGCGGCCGACGACGCGTTGCGCGGCATCGACCGCAAGGTGGTGATCTGCGCCGATGAATCCGCCCATGACGCCGCCGGCGTCCACAAGCTGATTGGCAAGTATGACGCCCTCAATATCAAGCTCGACAAGACCGGCGGCCTGACCGGTGCTCTCGAGCTGGCGCGCGCCGCCCGTGATAGCGATCTCAAGATCATGGTCGGCTGCATGCTGGCGACCTCGCTCGCCATGGCGCCGGCGATGCTGCTCGCGCAGTTCGCGGATTTCGTCGATCTGGATGGGCCGCTGTTGTTGAAGAGCGACCGTACGCCCGGCATCAATTTCGCGGGGAGCCTGATGAGCCCGCCGCCGCCGTCTCTGTGGGGGTGATGCGCAGAAGCGCGAAAGCCAGCGCCGAGGCCGCCACCGACATCGCCGCCATCGCCAGATAGGCACGGCCGGCAAAGGCCTCGAAGAGCGGCCCCGCCGCCACTGTCGCCAGCACCATGAAGAGGCCGCCCGAACAGGCGGCGTAAAGCCCTTGCGCCGAATTGCGTAAGTGCCCCGGCATATAAAGCAGAAGAAAGCGCATCGTCCCGAAATGGGTGAGCGCGAAGCTCAAGGCGTGCAGCGCCTGCAGCGGCAGGAGCAGCCAGAGCGCCGGGTCGAAGGCGGTGATCGTCCAGCGCAGAATCCCGGCAAGGCAGCCGAGAAGGATGAGCACGGTCGGGGCGAAACGCGGCACCAGGCGGCCCGAGAAGAAGAAGAACACCACTTCCGCCGCTACCCCGATGCCCCACAAGATGCCGATCACCGCCTTGGAGTGGCCGAGCTGTTCCCAATGGAGCGAGCCGAAGCCATAGAGGAGCGCATGGCTCGCTTGCGCGATGCTGACGGCGAGGAGGAAAATGACGAAGCCCCGCCGGCGGAACAGCTGCAATATGTCGGCGGGCTTGACCATGGCGGCGGGTGTTTCGGACGCGGCAGCCTTCTGCGGTCGACGATCGGGCAGGACTAAACCCGCGGCGGCGAGTGCCGCATAGCTGACCGCGATGAGCAGCACCGCCTGGCCGGTCGCCATCCATTCGAGCGCGAACCCAGCGACTATCGTGCCGATAAAGAAGCTCACCGAGGCCCAGAGCCTTTGCCGCCCGTAATCGAGACCGGCCTTGGCGCTTTCGACGATGGCGAAATTCTCGGCGATCGGGCCGACCGGCGACAGGAAGACGGAGGCCAGCACCGCCACCGGGAAGATCGTCGCGAAATCGGTCATGAAGCTCATCAGCAGATAGCTCGCCGCGCAGAGAAGCGCGCCTATCCGCACGAGCACGATCGGCCGGTCATAGCGGTCGGCGAGGAAGGTGCCGAGCGGCGCCCCGAACATGCGGATGACGATCTGGCCGGAAAGCACGGCGGCGATTTCGGCGGTGGTGAGGCCGCGATCGGCGAGCCAAAGGGGCAGGAACGGCAGCTGCACGCCCAATCCCAGGAACAGGAAGGACATAAAGAAGCAGAGGCGGAAATTGAGGGCCTGAGGCTGCATGGCGCCGTGGGAGAAAGGAAATCCAGCCTCTAAACCAAACGCTAACCAGTTTCCAGAATAATTGGCTCTGGGCTCGGTGTGTGTGTGAGTAGCGGGAGTACGGAATGAGTTCGCCCGGTCAGGGATCTGGCGCGGTTGTTTTTCCGCATGAGCAGTATGAGGCTCTCGAAAGCGCGGTGATGGAATCGGCGCGCGGCCGGTGGTTCCTGGCGGAATATGCCAGGCGCAACCGCGCCGCCGATACGATGATGCTGCTCGACGCCCTCAGGAAGCTGGAAAACGTTGCGTCGGAGAACGCCGTCAAGCCCGAGCGTCCCTTGCCGGACATCGACCGGCTCGCCTCCACCATCAAGGCTGCCCGCTCCGAGATCGCCTCCAGCCACAACGACCTCCTTCCCGATGGCGGCTATCTGCCGGCCGACGGCGCCTTGTATGATCGCATTGCCGCCGATGCCAGGTCAGCGAGCAACGAGATCGCCAAGCGCTCGATGAGCCTGCGCGTCATTGCCGGAGGATTGAAGGCTTCGACCACCGACGAGGAACATGTCGAGGCGGTGGAAGCCAATGCCCGCTCGCTCGAAACCCTTTCCTGGTCGCAGGAGGTCTTGAGCGAACGTATCGCCAAGGCCATGGGGCTCCTGAGCCAGATAGACGAGACCCTGACCGGCGCCGAAACCCCAGGCGAGACGGTCGCGTCAAGTCAGATGCCCTATTTCTCGCGCGATGAGGATCTGTTCGCGCCGACACCGCCAGTGTCGCCCGTGACGATCGAACCGGCTGCTGAAGCCGCTCCGGCGGCGCAGGCCGAACCGCCCGTGTCGAGGGAAAGACCGCGCATCGTGGTGATCCGCCGCGGCAAGGACGATCCGCTGGACATTCCGCTTACGGGTTAGCGCCGGTCGCCTCCCGTATGGCGGCGAATATTTTACCGGCCGGCTCATTGATCCCTTTCAGGTAGAAGGATTCAAAATCCCCTGCCCCCGAATTCTGGATCAGCATGATGGTCGCGCCATTCTTCCGGTCGCGCCCCATGATGCTGGTATGACCCGGAATCTGGCCGAGATGGCCTGTGACGTCGATATCGCCGTAGCGCATGATCAGCACACCGTGCCCGTTGGCGACGACATTTGAACCGGGGAATGACGCCGGCTTGATGTTGTCCACCATTTCGGCCAATTGCTTCGCCTTCAAGACGCGCCCGTCGAACAGAGCGTTCAGGAAAGTGACGATATCGCGCGGCGTCGAAACCATGTCGCCGGCGCCATTGGCGCCCGATAGCGGGAACCATTCGGTGGCGTCCCACACGCCGTCGACCGGGTCGCCGGCGCCGCTGACATCCCATTGCGGCTTCTCGTCGTCGTCGCTGTGCATGTAGCCGCGCGCCTCACGCGCAATCGGGAACTGCTCATGCGTTCCCACCCAGGTGTCCTTCATCCCCAACGGCGTGAATATCCTGCTTCTAAGATGCTCTGAATAGGGCTTGCCCGTCTCATGCGCGATGATCATGCCGGCCAGAACATAGCCCGTATTGGAGTACTCCATGCCGTGCCACGGCTCCTTCTGCGTGCCGTGCTTGAAGGAGAATTCCACAATCTCCTCGGCGGTCCAGATCTTATCGGAGATCATCGGCATGGATGTCTCGAAATCGGGCAGGCCGCTGCGGTGGTTCAACAGAATCCGCACCGGCATCTGCGCCGCCTTGGGCATATCGGGAAACCAGCGCGTGATCGGTTCGTCGAGAGAGACCTTGCCGTCCTCGACAAGCAGATGCAGTCCGGTCGCGATGAACGTCTTGGTGCAGCTGGCGATCCGGAACAGATGATCGCCCCGCATGGGCGTGCGCTTGAATTTGTCCGCCACGCCGCTCTGATAGAGCGCGATCTCCTTGCCCGGCAGGCCAAGCGCCAGCGACATACCGACCACGCCGCGCGCAACATGGTCATCGAGGATCTTCTGGATGCGGGCTTCGAGCGCGCTCATTGTCTTATCCTTTCGTGTTGATGGGAGACGGTGTGGTTTGTGGGAGAGTTATGCCTGCTTCGGTCAGGCTTGCCGCGAAATGGCAACGCGAGACATGTCCGGGTGCGATGGTGACTTCCGGCGGTTCGGTCCCGCAGATGTCCCGTGCCATGAGGCAGCGCGTCCTGAACCGGCAGCCGGAAGGAATATTCAAGGGGCTTGGAATGTCCCCCTGTGTCACCGGCGGACGCTGGCGCTTCACCAGCTCCATCTTGGGAACCGCGCTCAGAAGCGCGCGGGTATAGGGATGCCGAGGGGTCTCGAATATCGCATCGGCGGGCCCGATCTCCATGATCTTGCCCAGATACATGACGGCGATGCGGTCGGACATATGACGCACCACACCGAGCTCATGGGCAATGAACAGCATGGTCAAGCCAAGCTCGTGGCGAAGCTCGGTGAGTAGATTGAGGATCTGCGCCTGAATTGATACGTCGAGAGCCGCCACCGGTTCATCCAGGATGAGAAAGACCGGACGCATCGCGAGGGCCCGCGCCAGGCCCGCACGCTGGCGTTGGCCGCCGCTCAGTTCGCGTGGCCGCCGGTCGGCCATGCTCGCCGACAACCCGACCACCGACAGGAGCCGCCGCACTTCGCCGTCAATGTCCTGTGCCGGCACAATCCGGTGAAAGTGCAAGACCTCAGCAATGGCGGCACCTATCCTGATGCGCGGATTGAGCGACGAATAAGGATCCTGGAAGACCATTTGCAGGTGGCGATGGATGTCCGGCCGGCTCGCGACGGAGGCACCTTCGAATTCGATCTTTCCCCTGACCGGCTTGTTGAGTCCCAGAATGGCCCGCCCAACCGTTGATTTTCCGCTCCCGCTTTCTCCAACGAGCCCGAGCGTCTCACCCGGCATGACGTCCAGCGACACGCCGTCGACGGCTCGGACCGCCCGCGCCGGTCGGCCGGTCAGCATAGCCGCGATGGATTTGGGCTTGGTGAACTCCACCATCAAGTCGTCGATCCGCAGAAGAGGAGGACGCGTCAAGGTACCGGCTCCCGGATGAGTTCAGCTGCACGCTCGGGAAAATGGCACGCCGTGTGGTGATCGGGGCCGATGGCAGCAAGGGCGATGCTGCGTGTCCGGCATTCGGCGCTTGCGACCGCGCAGCGCTCGACGAACGGACATCCCGCCCCCAGCCGCGCAAGGTCCGGCGGCTGGCCTGGGATCGTGGCCAGTTTTTCCGTCTTGCCCCTGACATGCGGAATCGAATTCAACAGGCCGACCGTGTAAGGATGCGCCGGGCTTCTGAAGATATCGGCGGTACGTCCCGTTTCGACGATGCTGCCCGCATACATGACGGCAACACGGTCGCAGGTTTCGGAGATGACGCTCATGTCATGCGAGACAAGGATGATCGCCATACCCGTCTCGCGCTGCAGCTGCATGAGCAGTGAGAGAATTTGATCCTGGATGGTAACGTCCAGCGCGGTGGTCGGCTCGTCGGCGAGCAGCAGCTTTGGACCACCGATCATCGCCATGGCGATGACGGCGCGTTGCGCCATGCCGCCGGACCATTGATAGGGATAGTCGTCGACACGGATCTCCGGGCTGGGGATTCCGACGCGCCGCAAGGCCGCGATCGCCGCTTGCCGCGCTTCGTTGCGCCCGAACTCGCGATGGACGCGCAGGCCTTCCGTTATCTGGTCGCCGATCGGCCAGACCGGGTTGAGGCTGCTCATCGGGTTCTGGAAGATCATGGCGATCTCCTGCCCGCGAATAGCCCGCAGTTGCGTCGGGTCGAGGCTCATGAGATCGCGGCCGTCGAACTCGAGGTGTTCGGCGCTGACCGCCGCGGGCGGTGAAGGAAGAAGCCCCAGAAGGGCGCGGCAGAGAACCGACTTGCCGCTGCCGGATTCACCCACGACGCCCAGAGTCTCTCCAGCCGCGAGCCTCAGGGAAACCCGATTATTGGCGACCACGCGTCCGTGTGACGACGCGAAGACGACGTCCAGATTGCTGACTGAAAGAAGATCCGGCGCTCCCATGTTTATACCGTCGTATGGTGGCGCGCACCCAGCCGACGCGCCAGTCCGTCACCGATGAGCGCCAGCGCCGTTCCGGTCACGACAATGGCAAGTCCGGGAAATGTCGCGATCCACCAGGCTTGGCGGATGAAATCGCGTCCTTCGGCGATCAATGCCCCCCATTCCGGCTCCGGCGGCTGGATGCCCAGACCGATGAAGCTCAATCCCGAAACGAGAACGATATTGAGCACGAAATCCGAGGCCGAGAAAACGATCGAGGAATTGATCACATTGGGCAACCCATGGCGGAATATGACGCGGCTGCGCGGAAATCCGAGAACGCGCGCGGCGATCATATAGTCCTTGGTGCGCTCCACCATCATCTCGGCCCGTGCCAGCCGCGCATACATCGTCCAGGCCACGATGAAGATGGCGATATAGATATTCTGCACGCCCGGCCCGAGGATCGCGAGAATGACGATGATCAGGACAAGGAACGGAAAAGCCATGGCCACATCGATGATGCGCATAAGCACGCTGTCGATGCGGCCTCCCATGTAACCGGCATAAGCGCCGATGACGACGCCGTAGGTCATCGGGACGTAGGTCGTGATGAAGCCGATCACAAGATCAATGCGCGCGCCGTAGATCACACGCGAGAAGATATCCCGGCCGAGATTGTCGGTGCCGAAGAAATGGGTGAGATTTGGCGGCAACAGGATGGCGTTGTAGTCCTGCTCTGTCGGATCGAAAGGCGCGATCAGAGGGGCGAACACGGCGGCCAGCGTGATTACCAGCATGAGCGCGGCGCCGACCTTCAGAGACGGACTCCAGGAGCGGATTTCACGGCCGATGACCGGCAGAACCGACGGAGAGGAATGAAGCTCGGCATCTCTCATCGTTCAGGCCTTCAATACGCGGCGATCGACGAGCATGTAGCTCAGATCGGCGATCAGGTTGACGATGACGACCAGCACGGCGAAGATCAGCGACAATCCCTGGATCAGCGGATAATCGCGATACCCTACCGAGCGGACCAGGAGAGAACCAAGTCCGGGGAGGCCGAAGACATATTCGACGATCACCGCGCCGCTCAGGAGCCAGCTGATATTGGCGGCGAGCACCGTGATGACGGGAATGAGAGCGTTGCGGAGCACATGCTTCGTCAGTATCCGCCATTCCGAGAGACCTTTGGCGCGGGCGACTTCGATGAATTCCGAGGTCAGCACGTCGAGCATGGCGGCACGCAGGGACTGCACCAATACGGGCCCGAGAAACAGGGCAATCGTCAATGACGGCAGGAACAGATGGTACAGCATCTGAAGCGGCCCCTTGCCGATGCCGGAGATCGGGAACCAGCCGAGCCAAAGCCCGAAACAGAGGATGAGGAGCAGACCAAGCCAGTAGGAAGGCAGGGCAAATCCGACAATGCTGCCGAGCCGGATCAGCTGGTCGGGCCAGCGGTTGCGGTAGAAGGCGGCGACTAGCCCCAGAGGAACGGCGATCAGGATCGACAGCACGGCGCTGAAGCTGAGCAGCGCCAAGGTCGGCCACAACTTCTCGATGACCAACGTCGTCACCGGTGCCTTCTGGATCAGGCTCATACCCAGATCGCCGGCCACCGCGTGGCGGAGAAAGTCGGCATATTGGATCAGCAGCGGACGATCCATGCCGAGTTCCTGATAGATCGCCGCAACCTCGGCGTCGCTGATGCGTCCGTGCATCATGATCCGGATGGGATCGCCAGGTACCAGATGTATCGTCAGGAAGACGCAGATCGTCACACCCAGCATGACCGGAACGGCATGCAGGAAGCGGGAGACGATATAGGTGAGAATGCTCATATCCGGTGACGGGCGCTCCCGCTAAACGCGCGAGCGCCGGCGCACAGTGCTTACTTGTTCAGCCACACGTCGCGCAGCCACCACCAGCCCGTCGACAGGTTCCGCCAGTTCTGGACATAGTCGCGATGACCGTTCACATAGGGACGGAAATTGACCGGAACACTGTATCCGTCGTTGTAGACGATCTCCTGCACTTTGCCATAGAGCTCCGCGCGCTTGGCTTTATCAGAGGTCTGACGTGCCTCCGCCAGAAGCTTGGTGACTTCGTCGTTCTTGTAGTTGGAGAAGAACGATGCGGTGGCACCGGTGCCGTCGGCCTGGATGCTCGCCAGTTCGTCATCGTCGTTGATATCGGACGTGATGTAGCTGACATAGGCCTGGTAATCGCCCTTCTGGGTCATCGAGAAGGCCGTACCGACATCGAACTCGACGATGTCGACATTGAGGCCGGCCTGTTTCCATCCCTGCTGCAGGATCGTGGCGATGGCGCGGAAGGGGGCGTCACCGGTATCGACCATCACCTGGATCGGCGTGCCGTCATAGCCCGCCTCCTGGACCAGTTGCTTGGCCTTTTCGATATCGAAGGGAATCTTCGCGACCTTGTCCGACCAGAACGTCACTTTGGGCATGTAGGAATTCGGGATCTCGCCATAGCCGAAATACACCGCCTTCATGATCGCATCGCGGTTGGCTGCATAATTGAGGGCCAGCCGGATCCGCTTGTCATCGAGAGGTTTCTTGGCGTGGTTGAGATAGACATAGTCGAGCCGGAAGGAGGGTATGACCTCGAGGACTACGCCCTCCATCGCCTTGACCGCTTCCGCTTGATTGAGCGGTACGGCGAGGGCGACGTCGAAATCGCCATTCTGCAGACCGAGCACGCGGGAATTGCTTTCCGGTACATATTTGAGGATGGCCTTGTCCACATAGGGCAGCGGTTTCCCGTCGACGCCCATGCGCCAATAGTGCGGGTTGGCCGCCAACACCGCTTGCGTGCCACGCTCATAGCTTTCCACCGTGAATGGGCCGGTGCAGACCGGCTT
This genomic stretch from Nordella sp. HKS 07 harbors:
- the dgcA gene encoding N-acetyl-D-Glu racemase DgcA gives rise to the protein MARQVKIAHESWPIAGSFTISRGSKTAADVVTVAISEDGITGHGECVPYPRYEETVPQVLAALEAARAAIEGGLERRDIARHVAPKAARNALDCALWDLEAKRAGTPVWRLAGISEPLPVITAYTLSLDTPEAMARAAANAADRPLLKLKLGREGDEERIDAIRQAAPKARLIVDANEGWNEAVLPRLLEACARAGIELVEQPLPAAADDALRGIDRKVVICADESAHDAAGVHKLIGKYDALNIKLDKTGGLTGALELARAARDSDLKIMVGCMLATSLAMAPAMLLAQFADFVDLDGPLLLKSDRTPGINFAGSLMSPPPPSLWG
- a CDS encoding MFS transporter, translating into MQPQALNFRLCFFMSFLFLGLGVQLPFLPLWLADRGLTTAEIAAVLSGQIVIRMFGAPLGTFLADRYDRPIVLVRIGALLCAASYLLMSFMTDFATIFPVAVLASVFLSPVGPIAENFAIVESAKAGLDYGRQRLWASVSFFIGTIVAGFALEWMATGQAVLLIAVSYAALAAAGLVLPDRRPQKAAASETPAAMVKPADILQLFRRRGFVIFLLAVSIAQASHALLYGFGSLHWEQLGHSKAVIGILWGIGVAAEVVFFFFSGRLVPRFAPTVLILLGCLAGILRWTITAFDPALWLLLPLQALHALSFALTHFGTMRFLLLYMPGHLRNSAQGLYAACSGGLFMVLATVAAGPLFEAFAGRAYLAMAAMSVAASALAFALLRITPTETAAAGSSGSPRN
- a CDS encoding serine hydrolase, which translates into the protein MSALEARIQKILDDHVARGVVGMSLALGLPGKEIALYQSGVADKFKRTPMRGDHLFRIASCTKTFIATGLHLLVEDGKVSLDEPITRWFPDMPKAAQMPVRILLNHRSGLPDFETSMPMISDKIWTAEEIVEFSFKHGTQKEPWHGMEYSNTGYVLAGMIIAHETGKPYSEHLRSRIFTPLGMKDTWVGTHEQFPIAREARGYMHSDDDEKPQWDVSGAGDPVDGVWDATEWFPLSGANGAGDMVSTPRDIVTFLNALFDGRVLKAKQLAEMVDNIKPASFPGSNVVANGHGVLIMRYGDIDVTGHLGQIPGHTSIMGRDRKNGATIMLIQNSGAGDFESFYLKGINEPAGKIFAAIREATGANP
- a CDS encoding ABC transporter ATP-binding protein; translated protein: MVEFTKPKSIAAMLTGRPARAVRAVDGVSLDVMPGETLGLVGESGSGKSTVGRAILGLNKPVRGKIEFEGASVASRPDIHRHLQMVFQDPYSSLNPRIRIGAAIAEVLHFHRIVPAQDIDGEVRRLLSVVGLSASMADRRPRELSGGQRQRAGLARALAMRPVFLILDEPVAALDVSIQAQILNLLTELRHELGLTMLFIAHELGVVRHMSDRIAVMYLGKIMEIGPADAIFETPRHPYTRALLSAVPKMELVKRQRPPVTQGDIPSPLNIPSGCRFRTRCLMARDICGTEPPEVTIAPGHVSRCHFAASLTEAGITLPQTTPSPINTKG
- a CDS encoding ABC transporter ATP-binding protein → MGAPDLLSVSNLDVVFASSHGRVVANNRVSLRLAAGETLGVVGESGSGKSVLCRALLGLLPSPPAAVSAEHLEFDGRDLMSLDPTQLRAIRGQEIAMIFQNPMSSLNPVWPIGDQITEGLRVHREFGRNEARQAAIAALRRVGIPSPEIRVDDYPYQWSGGMAQRAVIAMAMIGGPKLLLADEPTTALDVTIQDQILSLLMQLQRETGMAIILVSHDMSVISETCDRVAVMYAGSIVETGRTADIFRSPAHPYTVGLLNSIPHVRGKTEKLATIPGQPPDLARLGAGCPFVERCAVASAECRTRSIALAAIGPDHHTACHFPERAAELIREPVP
- a CDS encoding ABC transporter permease; its protein translation is MRDAELHSSPSVLPVIGREIRSWSPSLKVGAALMLVITLAAVFAPLIAPFDPTEQDYNAILLPPNLTHFFGTDNLGRDIFSRVIYGARIDLVIGFITTYVPMTYGVVIGAYAGYMGGRIDSVLMRIIDVAMAFPFLVLIIVILAILGPGVQNIYIAIFIVAWTMYARLARAEMMVERTKDYMIAARVLGFPRSRVIFRHGLPNVINSSIVFSASDFVLNIVLVSGLSFIGLGIQPPEPEWGALIAEGRDFIRQAWWIATFPGLAIVVTGTALALIGDGLARRLGARHHTTV
- a CDS encoding ABC transporter permease, producing the protein MSILTYIVSRFLHAVPVMLGVTICVFLTIHLVPGDPIRIMMHGRISDAEVAAIYQELGMDRPLLIQYADFLRHAVAGDLGMSLIQKAPVTTLVIEKLWPTLALLSFSAVLSILIAVPLGLVAAFYRNRWPDQLIRLGSIVGFALPSYWLGLLLILCFGLWLGWFPISGIGKGPLQMLYHLFLPSLTIALFLGPVLVQSLRAAMLDVLTSEFIEVARAKGLSEWRILTKHVLRNALIPVITVLAANISWLLSGAVIVEYVFGLPGLGSLLVRSVGYRDYPLIQGLSLIFAVLVVIVNLIADLSYMLVDRRVLKA
- a CDS encoding ABC transporter substrate-binding protein encodes the protein MPKYRTILMMGAAFGLSLGILAADVQAAEIKRGGTITVARSDEALTLDPFVPSDNGSIYNITQICESLISADATGAGLEPGLAESWTSAPDGLSIELKLRDGVKFSNGNPLTVEDVIFSLNKVADPKGSFGFIFDPVKSIEKAGDNVVRLTFKQPYAALDSALSLFAASIVSKADYEKDPTAFGSKPVCTGPFTVESYERGTQAVLAANPHYWRMGVDGKPLPYVDKAILKYVPESNSRVLGLQNGDFDVALAVPLNQAEAVKAMEGVVLEVIPSFRLDYVYLNHAKKPLDDKRIRLALNYAANRDAIMKAVYFGYGEIPNSYMPKVTFWSDKVAKIPFDIEKAKQLVQEAGYDGTPIQVMVDTGDAPFRAIATILQQGWKQAGLNVDIVEFDVGTAFSMTQKGDYQAYVSYITSDINDDDELASIQADGTGATASFFSNYKNDEVTKLLAEARQTSDKAKRAELYGKVQEIVYNDGYSVPVNFRPYVNGHRDYVQNWRNLSTGWWWLRDVWLNK